One window of the Cryptococcus neoformans var. grubii H99 chromosome 12, complete sequence genome contains the following:
- a CDS encoding cytoplasmic protein, translating into MSANAPLLSGTIEPDEEAQSVPRGNIGTSSSPRPAQTPVVLVPGTQASGIGNVEEGGIRGILKQSSHPMALAFLYLFRSAAIAVYVLCGLFTDNYVLSIVVVVILLSLDFWNTRNVAGRTLVGLRYWNEVDEEGESSWVFESRDPSRPANPIDAKMFWIALYVYPLGWLALLIVSLLKFNVSFLPIVVLALVFNLSNLLGFTYADRDAQKRWANRVVSGNVFGFDLGGLGGQMVGGLVKNSLGRVLG; encoded by the exons ATGTCAGCCAATGcaccactcctctcggGGACCATTGAGCCCGATGAAGAGGCCCAGTCCGTTCCTCGGGGTAATATCGGcacatcatcctcacctCGACCCGCCCAAACACCGGTGGTTCTTGTCCCGGGAACACAAGCATCTGGTATCGGGAatgtggaggagggtggtATC AGGGGTATCTTGAAGCAATCAAGCCATCCTATGGCTTTGGCATTCCTGTATTTGTTCAGGAGTGCAGCTATCGCGGTTTATGTTCTATGCGGATTAT TTACAGATAACTACGTGCTGAGT ATCGTGGTTGTCGTGATACTCCTTTCTCTCGATTTTTGGAATACACGA AATGTCGCTGGGAGAACTTTGGTCGGGTTGAGATATTGGAACGAagtagatgaggaaggtgagAGTTCTTGGGTGTTTGAGTCGAGGGAT CCATCTCGACCGGCTAATCCTATTGATGCCAA GATGTTCTGG ATTGCCCTCTATGTGTATCCTTTGGGATGGTTAGCACTCTTAATTGTATCCCTTCTCAAGTTCAATGTTTC ATTCTTGCCAATAGTGGTACTAGCTCTTGTGTTCAACTTGTCCAATCTGTTGGGATTCAC ATACGCCGATCGCGACGCACAGAAACGATGGGCCAACCGAGTTGTCAGCGGAAACGTTTTTGGCTTCGATCTTGGTGGTCTTGGTGGCCAGATGGTTGGCGGCCTGGTTAAAAACAGTCTCGGTCGAGTGCTTGGATAG
- a CDS encoding glycerol-1-phosphatase, with protein MSPTTIKARGILFDLDGTLISSTTICESVWHKWAEVYPVDLTEVFESSHGIRTRELLRHWLNITDPVELETATEKFETDVLKEAQRLASTGKGGITLLPGVKKLLLALDTASKDAARWAIVTSATNAYATNAITTLSLPRTSHLITADEVSQGKPHPEPYIMGAAALGLKPTECIVFEDAPSGVKAGVASGARVVAVCTSHKRAALEGLGAHLIVDDLSDIDLDTEGDEVTIIFPN; from the exons ATGTCCCCAACTACCATCAAGGCACGAGGTATCCTCTTCGATCTCGACGGCACTTTGATCA GCTCGACAACGATATGCGAGTCTGTATGGCATAAATGGGCCGAAGTGTACCCTGTTGACCTTACAGAGGTGTTCGAGA GTTCTCACGGTATCAGGACCAGAGAGCTGCTGCGTCACTGGCTCAACATCACTGATCCTGTGGAGCTTGAG ACAGCCACTGAGAAATTTGAGACCGACGTCCTCAAAGAGGCCCAACGGCTTGCTTCGACTGGGAAGGGCGGAATTACTTTACTCCCCGGGGTTAAGAAACTCTTACTAGCTCTCGATACTGCCTCTAAAGATGCTGCAAGGTGGGCTATTGTTACTTCTG CGACCAACGCATATGCCACCAATGCCATCAccactctttctctccccaGGACTTCTCATCTTATCACCGCAGATGAGGTTTCACAAGGCAAGCCCCACCCTGAGCCATACATCATGGGTGCTGCGGCCCTTGGATTAAAGCCAACAGAATGTATCGTCTTTGAGGATGCCCCTTCAGGAGTGAAAGCCGGAGTTGCGAGTGGCGCACGAGTAGTTGCTGTTTGCACCAGTCACAAAAGGGCAGCTTTGGAGGGGTTAGGTGCGCATTTGATCGTTGATGATCTTTCAGA CATCGACCTTGACACTGAAGGGGACGAAGTTACCATCATATTTCCCAACTAA